From the genome of Danio rerio strain Tuebingen ecotype United States chromosome 2, GRCz12tu, whole genome shotgun sequence, one region includes:
- the asip2b gene encoding agouti-signaling protein 2b precursor, with protein sequence MTTAVLKGFVLFICLFFTVVQSITCEASKIESRKKHENDVAHQGSAITTGVWNQEKPKRLFARTRYLSQQRHHGARPKPRPEAVSPAQTPARRCAGLTESCSSLTPCCDPCASCHCRLFNTICHCWRLGHLCPKKT encoded by the exons ATGACGACGGCGGTGCTGAAAGGATTTGTGCTCTTCATCTGCTTGTTCTTCACAGTAGTTCAGTCCATCACATGCGAAGCCAGCAAGATAGAATCGCGCAAAAAGCATGAAAACGACGTGGCGCACCAAGGATCTGCTATTACAACAG GAGTGTGGAATCAGGAGAAACCAAAGAGACTCTTTGCCAGAACTCGCTACCTGTCTCAGCAGAGACATCATGGGGCG AGACCTAAGCCCAGGCCCGAGGCGGTTTCCCCAGCCCAGACTCCAGCGCGCCGCTGTGCCGGTCTGACGGAGAGCTGCTCTTCGCTCACTCCCTGCTGCGATCCATGTGCTTCCTGCCACTGCCGGCTCTTCAACACCATCTGCCACTGCTGGAGACTGGGACACCTTTGCCCCAAGAAGACCTAA